A single window of Archangium gephyra DNA harbors:
- the lspA gene encoding signal peptidase II — protein MVHRFRVLILVGLATLAADQVTKYLAVAHLTEALDGRTGLARVEGFVSEQNLDNDPPLPGAYRRSTRPYRFIENYWHFRYVENPGAAWGLFGNLPESVRRPFFHLVSLVALGFITFMYVRLTPDQRRVRWALALVAGGAVGNFVDRLLRGYVIDFIDWHWRNQPGMRWPTFNVADAAICVGVGLLLLDSFLERKPVETVTPGEQVV, from the coding sequence ATGGTGCACCGCTTTCGCGTCCTGATCCTCGTGGGCCTCGCCACCCTCGCCGCCGACCAGGTGACCAAGTACCTCGCCGTGGCCCACCTGACGGAGGCGCTCGATGGGCGCACCGGCCTGGCCCGGGTGGAGGGCTTCGTCTCCGAGCAGAACCTGGACAACGATCCGCCCCTGCCGGGGGCGTACCGGCGCTCGACGCGGCCCTACCGCTTCATCGAGAACTACTGGCACTTCCGCTACGTGGAGAACCCGGGCGCCGCCTGGGGCCTCTTCGGCAACCTGCCCGAGTCCGTGCGCCGCCCCTTCTTCCACCTGGTGAGCCTGGTGGCGCTCGGCTTCATCACCTTCATGTACGTGCGGCTCACCCCGGACCAGCGGCGGGTGCGCTGGGCGCTGGCGCTCGTGGCGGGTGGCGCGGTGGGCAACTTCGTGGATCGGCTCCTGCGCGGCTACGTCATCGACTTCATCGACTGGCACTGGCGCAACCAGCCCGGCATGCGCTGGCCCACCTTCAACGTGGCCGATGCCGCCATCTGCGTCGGTGTGGGTCTGCTCCTGCTGGACTCCTTCCTGGAGCGCAAGCCCGTGGAAACCGTGACGCCCGGGGAGCAGGTGGTATAA
- the lspA gene encoding signal peptidase II, with translation MPRKYILLLTVALGVIVLDQWTKYLVVRELTTRFDDRPTLGERLSAMYGEPPPQGFDGLHYRSKRYIEVSDSFFRLRYAENPGAAWGLFRSLPPATRGLLFHVVSIGAVVLITWYFSKLSGKDPQERWALWGLPLVLGGAIGNYIDRIARAFVIDFLEAHWYDKAAWPSFNVADSAIVVGVGLLLVDAFVRKETPDKETPKQDKSATART, from the coding sequence GTGCCTCGCAAATACATCCTCCTGCTGACGGTGGCGCTCGGCGTCATCGTCCTCGACCAGTGGACGAAGTACCTCGTCGTGCGCGAGCTCACCACGCGCTTCGATGACCGGCCCACGCTGGGCGAGCGGCTGTCGGCCATGTACGGCGAGCCTCCTCCCCAGGGCTTCGATGGACTGCACTACCGGTCCAAGCGCTACATCGAGGTCTCCGACTCCTTCTTCCGCCTGCGCTACGCGGAGAACCCGGGCGCGGCCTGGGGCCTGTTCCGCAGCCTGCCGCCCGCCACGCGCGGCCTGCTCTTCCACGTAGTGAGCATCGGCGCGGTGGTGCTCATCACCTGGTACTTCAGCAAGCTGAGCGGGAAGGATCCCCAGGAGCGCTGGGCCCTGTGGGGCCTGCCCCTGGTGCTGGGCGGCGCCATCGGCAACTACATCGACCGCATCGCCCGGGCCTTCGTCATCGATTTCCTCGAGGCCCATTGGTACGACAAGGCCGCCTGGCCGTCCTTCAACGTGGCCGACTCGGCCATCGTCGTGGGCGTGGGGCTGCTCCTGGTGGACGCCTTCGTGCGCAAGGAGACGCCCGACAAGGAGACGCCCAAGCAGGACAAGTCGGCCACGGCCCGCACCTGA
- a CDS encoding prolipoprotein diacylglyceryl transferase — MLPVLVHFTFTSLWSQLVLYALALGVVGYIAYNGWRGAEGTPKAPGEKPEPPTSSDRLQRALGYGAFAAALAWFGLRHALPASAIPGGKGEGIPIHTYGVLLATGFMTALTVAARLARDEWRKPTWVPDAQGGGVWVDTEGPRKQEAMMDFGFYALVGGLVGSRVLFVIVNWKDYSRDWTQVFSLGGGLVFYGGLIGATLASLLFAKQHHMEFMRLADLAIPTVSLGQCLGRLGCFSAGCCWGDVTHAGARFAVHFPGAGLAKDIFGRLGGTSSLAFQSQAQDSRYVVEATGEILHHMAPGAVRISDWVAQHGTTLPIYPTQIFESVGQLVLFLALLFARRYRRFHGQIFALWLMCYAVLRTTVELFRGDTERGTLHGLLESLGASRLADSVPLEAWYNISTSQFISLCMFTFGATLLYRRIRRAGEPAGVGPTPSPA, encoded by the coding sequence ATGCTTCCCGTCCTCGTTCACTTCACCTTCACCTCCCTCTGGTCCCAGCTCGTCCTGTATGCCCTGGCGCTCGGCGTCGTGGGCTACATCGCCTACAACGGCTGGCGCGGCGCCGAGGGCACGCCCAAGGCCCCCGGGGAGAAGCCCGAGCCGCCCACCTCCAGCGACCGCCTGCAGCGCGCGCTCGGCTATGGGGCCTTCGCCGCGGCCCTGGCGTGGTTCGGCCTGCGTCATGCGCTGCCCGCCTCCGCCATTCCTGGTGGCAAGGGCGAGGGCATCCCCATCCACACCTATGGCGTGCTGCTGGCCACGGGCTTCATGACGGCCCTGACGGTGGCGGCGCGGCTGGCGCGGGACGAGTGGCGCAAGCCCACGTGGGTGCCGGACGCCCAGGGCGGCGGCGTGTGGGTGGACACCGAGGGCCCGCGCAAGCAGGAGGCCATGATGGACTTCGGCTTCTACGCGCTGGTGGGCGGCCTGGTGGGCAGCCGCGTCCTCTTCGTCATCGTCAACTGGAAGGACTACTCGCGCGACTGGACGCAGGTGTTCTCCCTGGGCGGCGGGCTCGTCTTCTACGGCGGCCTCATCGGCGCCACGCTGGCCTCGCTGCTCTTCGCCAAGCAGCACCACATGGAGTTCATGCGGCTGGCGGACCTGGCCATCCCCACGGTGTCGCTGGGCCAGTGCCTGGGGCGGCTCGGGTGCTTCTCCGCCGGCTGCTGCTGGGGTGACGTCACCCACGCGGGCGCGCGTTTCGCCGTCCACTTCCCGGGCGCGGGGCTGGCCAAGGACATTTTCGGACGGCTCGGCGGTACCTCCAGCCTCGCCTTCCAGTCCCAGGCGCAGGACTCGCGCTACGTGGTGGAGGCCACCGGGGAGATCCTGCACCACATGGCCCCCGGCGCCGTGCGCATCTCCGACTGGGTGGCCCAGCACGGCACCACGCTGCCCATCTACCCCACGCAGATTTTCGAGTCCGTGGGCCAGCTCGTCCTCTTCCTGGCGCTGCTGTTCGCCCGGCGCTACCGGCGCTTCCACGGCCAGATTTTCGCCCTGTGGCTGATGTGCTACGCGGTGCTGCGCACCACGGTGGAGCTGTTCCGCGGCGACACCGAGCGCGGCACCCTGCATGGCCTGCTCGAGTCGCTGGGCGCCTCCCGCCTGGCCGACTCGGTGCCCCTGGAGGCCTGGTACAATATCTCCACCAGCCAGTTCATCTCCCTGTGCATGTTCACCTTTGGTGCGACTTTGCTGTACCGGCGGATCCGCCGGGCAGGCGAGCCGGCTGGCGTCGGCCCGACACCGAGCCCTGCCTGA
- a CDS encoding MXAN_5187 C-terminal domain-containing protein — translation MAYESSKSSTKNQALKAGTSAKSSAKLAATSGDTKSGMPTMSGSEVAFQECDAIEADIAALKVAYEFYFMGNERLPPTRAYEDLKKRLERLKTSFIRNTAAKFRVQAIATKFGTYERLWQRTLQEIENGTYKRDVAKAKRRTQKQTGSDRPKTLGAIELPDEDFDVEEVKPSKVPSIAPLTPAVEPVPFRGGVPSVAPLVPSVAPLVPSVAPLVPPVAPVAGTPARGTAVPSIPSVAPRVAPVVPPVAPAVPRVAPAVPPVAPGARPPAAKPAGARPPVAASGGGLSDDKLKSVYDAYVTAKRQNKEDTSKMSYDSIAATLRKQVPELMKQHNAKSVEFKVVIKDGKAVLKAVPK, via the coding sequence ATGGCGTACGAGTCCTCGAAGTCCTCCACGAAGAACCAGGCCCTGAAGGCCGGAACCTCGGCGAAGTCGTCCGCCAAGCTGGCCGCGACCAGTGGCGACACCAAGTCCGGGATGCCCACGATGTCGGGCAGTGAGGTGGCGTTCCAGGAGTGTGACGCCATCGAAGCCGACATCGCCGCCCTCAAGGTGGCCTACGAGTTCTACTTCATGGGCAACGAGCGCCTGCCGCCCACGCGGGCGTACGAGGACCTCAAGAAGCGGCTGGAGCGGCTCAAGACGAGCTTCATCCGCAACACCGCGGCCAAGTTCCGCGTGCAGGCCATCGCCACCAAGTTCGGTACGTACGAGCGGCTGTGGCAGCGCACGCTGCAGGAAATCGAGAACGGCACCTACAAGCGGGACGTCGCCAAGGCGAAGCGCCGCACGCAGAAGCAGACGGGCTCCGACAGGCCCAAGACGCTGGGGGCCATCGAGCTGCCGGACGAGGATTTCGATGTCGAGGAGGTGAAGCCCTCCAAGGTGCCGTCCATCGCGCCCCTGACTCCCGCCGTGGAGCCGGTGCCCTTCCGGGGTGGGGTGCCGTCGGTGGCGCCGCTGGTCCCCTCGGTGGCGCCGCTGGTGCCGTCGGTGGCGCCGCTCGTGCCTCCCGTGGCGCCCGTGGCGGGCACGCCGGCCCGGGGCACCGCGGTTCCGTCCATTCCCTCCGTGGCCCCGCGCGTGGCTCCCGTGGTGCCGCCCGTGGCGCCCGCCGTGCCGCGCGTGGCGCCCGCCGTGCCGCCCGTGGCCCCGGGGGCCCGTCCTCCCGCCGCCAAGCCCGCGGGGGCCCGTCCTCCGGTGGCGGCCAGCGGCGGTGGGCTGTCCGACGACAAGCTGAAGTCCGTCTACGACGCCTACGTCACCGCCAAGCGGCAGAACAAGGAGGACACCTCCAAGATGAGCTACGACTCCATCGCCGCCACGCTGCGCAAGCAGGTGCCCGAGCTGATGAAGCAGCACAACGCCAAGTCGGTGGAGTTCAAGGTCGTCATCAAGGACGGCAAGGCCGTCCTCAAGGCCGTTCCCAAGTAG
- a CDS encoding KdsC family phosphatase encodes MNQNLESLKERVSRLSVMIFDIDGTLTDGRIFWVPNSGWTQMYSVRDGMGIKRLQEAGLEVAAISGGDSLSAQMRMQSLGLKHVHFGSQDKVAHFEKLLELLKVTADRCGYMGDETVDLPLLKAVGFSAAPPEAPDEVRSQVHYVAQRPAGFGAAREVCEFILRHRQVP; translated from the coding sequence ATGAACCAGAACCTCGAGTCGCTCAAGGAGCGGGTGAGCCGCCTGTCGGTGATGATTTTCGACATCGACGGCACCCTCACCGATGGCCGCATCTTCTGGGTGCCCAACTCGGGCTGGACGCAGATGTACAGCGTGCGCGACGGCATGGGCATCAAGCGGCTGCAGGAGGCGGGGCTGGAGGTGGCGGCCATCTCCGGCGGCGACAGCCTGTCCGCGCAGATGCGGATGCAGTCGCTGGGCCTCAAGCACGTGCACTTCGGCAGCCAGGACAAGGTGGCGCACTTCGAGAAGCTGCTGGAGCTCTTGAAGGTGACGGCGGACCGGTGTGGGTACATGGGCGACGAGACGGTGGACCTGCCGCTGCTCAAGGCGGTGGGTTTCTCGGCGGCGCCGCCCGAGGCCCCGGACGAGGTGCGTTCGCAAGTGCACTATGTGGCGCAGCGCCCGGCGGGCTTCGGCGCGGCGCGCGAGGTGTGTGAGTTCATTCTTCGTCACCGGCAGGTGCCGTAG
- a CDS encoding AAA family ATPase, producing the protein MGMLNEVWLNDIPLPADERSVLRLAADNPTTAPGIQSLLAVLQGYRCYADYHLAHIRENGSPLSSEKALDIHGRNVFSVLRNWRDTRADRVRFNFVMEGLRTLFPDNFADLDFETAGTTVAARVVAPRPDTTYPITFAANGLLVALLHLCAVASVPEGGMVALDEVENALHPFAIKRLIEAFRTWAAQTKSTVLLATHSPVVLDQFRDCPEQVYVMEPSQETNPIPLSQFRDPEYLSHFSLGDLYAHLEFGAPREPEPS; encoded by the coding sequence ATGGGCATGCTCAATGAGGTCTGGCTCAACGACATTCCCCTGCCCGCGGATGAGCGCAGCGTGCTCCGCCTTGCTGCGGACAACCCCACCACAGCTCCGGGGATTCAATCGCTGCTCGCGGTGCTCCAGGGCTACCGCTGCTACGCGGACTACCATCTGGCCCACATCCGCGAGAACGGCTCCCCGCTCTCTTCGGAGAAGGCGCTGGACATCCACGGGCGCAATGTCTTCTCCGTGCTGCGCAACTGGCGGGACACGCGCGCAGACCGTGTCCGCTTCAACTTCGTGATGGAGGGCCTGCGCACCCTCTTTCCGGACAACTTCGCGGACCTGGACTTCGAGACCGCGGGAACGACCGTCGCCGCACGCGTCGTGGCCCCGAGACCCGACACCACCTATCCCATCACCTTCGCGGCCAATGGCCTGCTCGTCGCGCTGCTGCACCTGTGCGCGGTGGCCTCCGTCCCCGAGGGCGGCATGGTCGCCCTCGATGAAGTGGAGAACGCGCTCCATCCCTTCGCCATCAAGCGGCTCATCGAGGCGTTCCGCACCTGGGCGGCCCAGACGAAGAGCACCGTGCTGCTCGCCACGCACTCGCCCGTCGTGCTCGACCAGTTCCGCGACTGCCCCGAGCAGGTCTACGTGATGGAGCCGTCCCAGGAGACCAACCCGATCCCCCTGAGCCAGTTCCGCGACCCCGAGTACCTCTCCCACTTCTCGCTGGGAGACCTCTACGCGCACCTCGAGTTCGGCGCCCCCCGGGAGCCCGAGCCCTCCTGA
- a CDS encoding tetratricopeptide repeat protein, whose protein sequence is MRRVMLALALALAPGCSRDGATDHMQRARDAIFEKRPDEALVEYRKALDSLRMDESAQAQVLKARALKGAADVYWLELRKVKEAVSVYKELITQCPESPEALEGRVVLAELLRVHFRDLRGAIDQLTAALARNPPQSAELHYQVAKLYFELQDYQQCVLESRKLVERFATSAFVDDAIYLQAQALHMQALKSEPGSPEIPRFRQEASRTYADLITRFPDSELAPHAVFETGKLKAEAGDNEKAIETWVQALKNHPEPATVQDAIARARRRIAATTPEEVGSRTTAFERNRPPPRNSIEAVGGSADERDHGD, encoded by the coding sequence ATGCGGCGCGTGATGCTCGCCCTCGCCCTCGCGCTTGCCCCGGGTTGCTCCCGGGATGGCGCCACCGACCACATGCAGCGCGCCCGCGACGCCATCTTCGAGAAGCGTCCCGATGAGGCCCTCGTCGAGTACCGCAAGGCGCTCGACTCCCTGCGCATGGACGAGTCCGCCCAGGCCCAGGTGCTCAAGGCCCGCGCCCTCAAGGGCGCCGCCGACGTCTACTGGCTCGAGCTGCGCAAGGTGAAGGAGGCCGTGAGCGTCTACAAGGAGCTCATCACCCAGTGCCCCGAGTCTCCCGAGGCCCTCGAGGGCCGCGTGGTGCTCGCCGAGCTGCTGCGCGTGCACTTCCGCGACCTGCGCGGCGCCATTGATCAGCTCACCGCCGCCCTGGCCCGCAACCCGCCCCAGAGCGCAGAGCTGCACTACCAGGTCGCCAAGCTGTACTTCGAGCTGCAGGACTACCAGCAGTGCGTGCTCGAGTCGCGCAAGCTCGTCGAGCGCTTCGCCACCAGCGCCTTCGTGGACGATGCCATCTACCTGCAGGCCCAGGCGCTGCACATGCAGGCGCTCAAGTCCGAGCCCGGCTCGCCCGAGATTCCCCGCTTCCGCCAGGAGGCCTCGCGCACGTACGCGGACCTCATCACCCGCTTCCCGGACTCGGAGCTCGCTCCCCATGCCGTCTTCGAGACGGGCAAGCTCAAGGCCGAGGCCGGTGACAACGAGAAGGCCATCGAGACGTGGGTGCAGGCCCTGAAGAACCACCCGGAGCCGGCCACCGTGCAGGACGCCATCGCCCGCGCCCGGCGCCGCATCGCCGCGACGACGCCGGAAGAGGTCGGCTCGCGCACCACGGCCTTCGAGCGCAACCGCCCGCCCCCGCGCAACTCCATCGAGGCCGTCGGCGGTTCGGCCGATGAACGCGACCACGGCGACTGA
- a CDS encoding MarR family winged helix-turn-helix transcriptional regulator: MALELKDVPRHETLLRDARRYPESDASAVEACLTLLRISDDVEAAYGAHFARHGLSQARFIVLMQLQREEEGLRPAELAERTGVTRATMTGLLDGLEKEGLVLRRAHAEDGRMSVVRLAAKGRQRLEGILPDHYRRTAALMSGLSAGERQQLTALLTKVAAGIPHVRDP, encoded by the coding sequence ATGGCGCTCGAACTGAAAGACGTCCCGAGGCACGAGACCCTCCTGCGGGACGCGAGGCGCTACCCGGAGTCGGATGCGTCGGCGGTGGAGGCGTGTCTGACGCTGCTGCGGATCTCCGATGACGTGGAGGCGGCCTACGGGGCGCACTTCGCGCGGCACGGCCTGTCCCAGGCGCGCTTCATCGTCCTCATGCAGCTCCAGCGCGAGGAGGAGGGCCTGCGTCCCGCCGAGCTGGCCGAGCGCACGGGCGTCACCCGCGCGACGATGACGGGGCTGCTGGACGGGCTGGAGAAGGAGGGGCTCGTCCTGCGCCGGGCGCATGCCGAGGACGGGCGTATGTCGGTGGTGCGCCTGGCGGCCAAGGGGCGCCAGCGGCTGGAGGGAATCCTCCCGGACCACTACCGCCGCACCGCCGCCCTGATGAGCGGCCTGTCCGCCGGGGAGCGCCAGCAGCTCACGGCCCTGCTCACCAAGGTCGCCGCCGGCATCCCTCATGTCCGGGACCCCTGA
- a CDS encoding antibiotic biosynthesis monooxygenase family protein: MEAATTRIVPGSGVCTLINIFTVAPERQAELVRLLEEATEEVMRHLPGFISANLHRNVEGTRVANYAQWESREHFEAMLRNPQAQVHMRAAAALVEKFEPHLYEVVSTHARA; this comes from the coding sequence ATGGAAGCGGCCACGACGCGCATCGTTCCGGGCAGTGGGGTGTGCACCCTCATCAACATCTTCACCGTGGCACCCGAGCGGCAGGCGGAGCTGGTGAGGTTGTTGGAGGAGGCGACGGAGGAGGTGATGCGGCACCTGCCGGGCTTCATCTCGGCGAACCTCCACCGGAACGTGGAGGGCACTCGCGTGGCCAACTACGCGCAGTGGGAGAGCCGCGAGCACTTCGAGGCCATGCTGCGCAATCCCCAGGCCCAGGTGCACATGCGGGCCGCGGCGGCGCTGGTGGAGAAGTTCGAGCCACACCTGTACGAGGTGGTCTCCACGCACGCGCGTGCCTAG
- a CDS encoding DUF6929 family protein, which translates to MLRLTQRRKLILQAPETAGGHAHVSAASGLVRAGQWLHVVADDSLFLASFPLVGEAPGAFQRLLPGELPLEPKSRKAQKPDMEALCLVQGLTGAPHGALLAVPSGSTAVRQKGALIPLAADGSAAGPVREVDFTSLYAQLARELGPLNVEGAAVSGARLRLLNRGNGDEGKDAVVDLDAGRVVRALEAGAPLEADVVRIVRRWELGRAGTVRLSFTDAAPLPDGRIVFTAAAEDTRDAYADGAVMGSAVGVLAPDGTPMFLDGVDAKVKLEGVDARVEGGRIHLLLVADADDPTQAAPLFETVLEGVPA; encoded by the coding sequence ATGCTCCGCCTCACCCAGCGCCGGAAACTGATTCTGCAGGCACCCGAGACGGCCGGAGGCCACGCCCACGTGTCGGCCGCGAGCGGCCTGGTGCGCGCGGGCCAGTGGCTGCACGTCGTCGCGGACGACTCGCTGTTCCTGGCCAGCTTCCCGCTGGTCGGCGAGGCCCCCGGCGCATTCCAGCGCCTGCTCCCGGGCGAGCTGCCCCTGGAGCCCAAAAGCCGCAAGGCCCAGAAGCCCGACATGGAGGCGCTCTGCCTCGTGCAGGGCCTGACGGGGGCGCCGCATGGGGCGCTGCTGGCGGTGCCCTCGGGGAGCACGGCGGTGAGGCAGAAGGGAGCGCTGATACCGCTCGCGGCGGACGGAAGCGCGGCCGGCCCGGTGCGCGAGGTGGACTTCACCAGCCTGTACGCGCAGCTCGCGCGAGAGCTGGGCCCGCTCAACGTGGAGGGAGCGGCGGTGTCGGGCGCGCGCCTGCGCCTGCTCAACCGCGGCAACGGGGACGAGGGCAAGGACGCGGTGGTGGACCTGGACGCGGGCCGCGTGGTGCGCGCACTGGAGGCGGGCGCGCCGCTGGAGGCGGACGTGGTGCGCATCGTGCGCCGCTGGGAGTTGGGGCGCGCGGGCACCGTGCGCCTGTCCTTCACGGATGCGGCGCCGCTGCCGGACGGCCGCATCGTCTTCACCGCCGCCGCCGAGGACACGCGGGACGCCTACGCGGATGGCGCGGTGATGGGCTCGGCGGTGGGCGTGCTGGCGCCGGATGGCACGCCCATGTTCCTCGATGGCGTGGACGCGAAGGTGAAGCTGGAGGGCGTGGACGCGCGGGTGGAGGGCGGCCGCATCCACCTGCTGCTCGTGGCGGACGCGGATGACCCCACGCAGGCCGCGCCCCTCTTCGAGACGGTGCTGGAGGGCGTGCCCGCCTAG
- a CDS encoding HEAT repeat domain-containing protein, whose amino-acid sequence MSTGANKKWVGVGAGLIAVLAGLMVWLSGRGDKPSGETPAPGASDGASAGGGQKAPSTPASAPVAKGPPPQDMLRAVPCELDSLVEEYRQGKGSPAWRRYVREQLRGILENLPPEQLWAKVEAEQDPEVLEALTSLWVMRFNLTGDRAVLERVLDKAGRETDPGRKAVMVRALRALDEPASEVLAKAESTRQAYHQWVKDPAPEVREAVVGNLTDEAARNFGRFQGVAEQAVTLATEASDPKTAAGLLGASSLEAARTPAVDSVRQLLRESEHPEVRAAAAKALGTVRVGETERTMKALTERFATESSREVRGAILESISRLGLASAVPVLQKLKGVDPSMDGELDTWLMLLASQPQTWNLLLRDKLAMEHGRGQKG is encoded by the coding sequence ATGAGCACGGGAGCGAACAAGAAGTGGGTGGGCGTTGGCGCGGGGCTGATCGCCGTGCTCGCGGGATTGATGGTGTGGCTCTCGGGCAGGGGGGACAAGCCCTCCGGTGAGACACCGGCCCCCGGGGCCTCGGACGGCGCGAGCGCGGGGGGCGGGCAGAAGGCTCCGTCCACGCCGGCCTCGGCCCCCGTGGCGAAGGGTCCCCCGCCCCAGGACATGCTGCGGGCGGTGCCGTGCGAGCTGGACTCGCTGGTGGAGGAGTACCGCCAGGGCAAGGGCTCGCCGGCGTGGCGCCGCTATGTGAGGGAGCAACTGCGCGGCATCCTGGAGAACCTGCCTCCCGAGCAGCTGTGGGCGAAGGTGGAGGCGGAGCAGGACCCGGAGGTGCTGGAGGCGCTGACGTCGCTGTGGGTGATGCGCTTCAACTTGACGGGGGACCGGGCGGTGCTGGAGCGGGTGCTGGACAAGGCGGGGCGTGAGACGGACCCGGGGCGCAAGGCGGTGATGGTGCGCGCACTGCGGGCCTTGGACGAGCCGGCGAGCGAGGTGCTGGCCAAGGCGGAGTCCACGCGGCAGGCGTATCACCAGTGGGTGAAGGACCCGGCGCCCGAGGTGCGCGAGGCGGTGGTGGGCAACCTGACGGACGAGGCGGCGCGCAACTTCGGACGCTTCCAGGGCGTGGCGGAGCAGGCGGTGACGCTCGCGACGGAGGCGAGCGATCCGAAGACGGCGGCGGGGCTGCTGGGCGCGTCCTCCCTCGAGGCGGCGCGGACACCCGCGGTGGACTCCGTGCGACAGCTGCTACGGGAGTCCGAGCACCCCGAGGTGCGAGCCGCGGCGGCGAAGGCATTGGGCACGGTGCGGGTGGGCGAGACGGAGCGGACGATGAAGGCGCTGACGGAGCGCTTCGCCACGGAGAGCTCGCGCGAGGTGCGCGGCGCCATCCTGGAGAGCATCTCACGGCTGGGGCTCGCGAGCGCGGTACCGGTGCTTCAGAAGCTCAAGGGCGTGGACCCGTCGATGGACGGGGAGCTCGACACCTGGCTCATGCTGCTGGCCTCGCAGCCGCAGACGTGGAACCTGTTGCTGCGCGACAAGCTGGCGATGGAGCACGGCCGGGGCCAGAAGGGCTGA
- a CDS encoding HEAT repeat domain-containing protein yields the protein MHSSITRCWRLGALLAALGTTSASAVDERPIAEPRLPRLTCYAGYLKREALHGLEGVRAAIHQAIAQNDQAALLFLEQRLAEVIGEDPRAALQVVEWAHATPDPEMSLYLRAVRETEAVRAPAVVDRLATLAESHQDPGHQASALMALETQHRFEPPMLERLTTLARKDTLATGVAMHTVRTIGRVMDNDFQRTGRFEPYMGKLLEVALDSTEPDVRALAIEMGTYPDARIEGQSLQQLAKLQREDPDPDVREMAALAMSSGRDTQRVLDSFGESFLQEKNECVRWAIVRYAVRAAGTRALPLLKDFARQDARFRQDYADFKALYDAGQVDFDRVFSGKANHHRCGGSEG from the coding sequence ATGCATTCGTCCATCACCCGGTGCTGGCGCCTGGGTGCGCTGCTCGCCGCGCTCGGCACCACCTCGGCCTCCGCCGTCGACGAGCGGCCCATCGCCGAGCCCCGGCTCCCCCGGCTCACCTGCTACGCGGGCTACCTGAAGCGCGAGGCCCTGCACGGGCTCGAGGGCGTGCGCGCCGCCATCCACCAGGCCATCGCCCAAAACGATCAGGCCGCGCTGCTCTTCCTGGAGCAGCGGCTCGCCGAGGTCATCGGCGAGGACCCGCGGGCGGCGCTCCAGGTGGTGGAGTGGGCCCACGCCACGCCGGACCCGGAGATGTCGCTCTACCTGCGCGCGGTGCGGGAGACGGAGGCGGTGCGCGCGCCCGCGGTGGTGGACAGGCTCGCCACCCTGGCCGAGAGCCACCAGGACCCTGGCCACCAGGCCAGCGCCCTCATGGCCCTGGAGACGCAGCATCGCTTCGAGCCACCCATGCTGGAGCGCCTCACCACGCTGGCCAGGAAGGACACGCTCGCCACCGGCGTGGCCATGCACACGGTGCGCACCATCGGCCGGGTGATGGACAACGACTTCCAGCGCACCGGCCGCTTCGAGCCGTACATGGGCAAGCTGCTGGAGGTGGCGCTGGACTCCACCGAGCCGGACGTGCGCGCGCTGGCCATCGAGATGGGCACCTACCCGGACGCCCGCATCGAGGGACAGTCGCTCCAGCAGCTGGCGAAGCTCCAGCGCGAGGACCCGGACCCGGACGTGCGCGAGATGGCCGCGCTGGCGATGTCCTCGGGGCGAGACACGCAGAGGGTACTCGACTCCTTCGGCGAGTCCTTCCTCCAGGAGAAGAACGAGTGCGTGCGCTGGGCCATCGTCCGCTACGCGGTGCGGGCCGCGGGCACTCGGGCCCTGCCGCTGCTGAAGGACTTCGCGCGGCAGGACGCGCGCTTCCGGCAGGACTACGCCGACTTCAAGGCGCTGTATGACGCGGGCCAGGTCGACTTCGACCGGGTGTTCTCCGGCAAGGCCAACCACCACCGCTGCGGCGGCTCGGAGGGGTAG